CACACCAATACTCCAGACATCAGCCTCAGTACTATATGATCTATGTAAAACTTCTGGTGCCACATAATATGCACTGCCAACAATATCATTAAGCCGCTCATCTGCATAGAAACTGATTACTATAGCTACCTGGACCATAAAAaacatattaataaaaaattttaaatagaaCGAACCTGGTTTAACAAAATCTGATAATCCGAAATCTATTGCCTTCAATAGTGAGTTTTCGTCCTTGGATGTGAACAAGAAattctgatccggtaagaagcTATGGTTAGGCCAGACAATAAAGAATAGTTGCAAATGCAATGGATGAAGAGTACACAACTCTTCAGGTAAATAATGGTGATtcagtgtatacaaataaacaTCAAGAGGGGAAAATCAGTATCAGCAAACTGTCTGCTATCATCTCACAACATAATAGTCCAAAACTCTTACCTCGGGTTTAAGATCTCGGTGTACGACCCCTTGGAGATGGCAGAAAGAAACAACATTCAATATTTGCATCATCACAGTCTTTGCATCATCTTCTGAATACTTGCCACCCCTGTGAAAAGAAACAAGTTTTTTTACCATCAACAGAGAACATAAATCCATTGTATATATTTTGATTCCTTGACAAAAACAGTCTATCTAGTCTAAGCTGCATCGAGGAGAGTACTACTCGTAGATCATACACGTGTTTTATGTAAGAAGCAGACATGTTTTAATTCATCCAAGAGCCTATGTTACAACGGTAATGTTTCCACTGGCGTAACACAGACAGAACCAAGGATATCAAAAACCAAAGAAATACCTTGAAAGTATTCTATCCAAAAGCTCGCCTCCCTCACATAACCTGGGAATATCAAAACATGTGAGGAATTACCTCAAAGGGATCATTCAGAGATATTTGCAGATCATAAGAACAAGTCGCAACCAAGAAGATAGAGCAAAGAGCAGAAATGAGCCACAGCTAAAATTAAGCAATCAAAACTTACTCCATCACCACGTAGACATTGTCGTGGTCTTCATAAGCATCATAAAATTGTATCAGGTTGCTATGTCCAGTCAAAGCTCTCAATATTTTCACCTCCTTTCTTACATCCTCTATAGCTATTGCAGTGGTCATCTGGAGATACAAATACAACCACACAAGAACACATTAAGCAGAAAATCAAGATTATATCTAAAAGAGTAAACATATTAACTAATTACACTAAATATGGTGTTTAAACATATGAAGATACAAGCCATCTCAAGTACCAAATTCTGAATAAATCACTATCCAAAAAGTAACAATGTTGATAAAAACATCCCACCAaggttaatttttaaattttttctcaaTAAATCACTATCCAAAAAGTAATGATGTTGATTAAAACATGATAAGTACCACTAAAGAAATATTATTACATGTTCTCAAATAGTCCGATCTGCAGGTTAAACCATAAGTACCATCTAGAGACACCGTAACAGAAACAAAACTTCTGCATGAATTTTGTTCCCCAGTTCAAGGTACACAACTAAGCCCtccattaatataaaaatactaGGTTCCAGTGACTTGGCTTTTTCGTACGTTTCCTATATCAGATTTGGAACCGCTTCTGCAACCTCAGCTAGCTCCCCACATTATTCCATATAAATAGCCCATCTAACGCAAATTGTTTCTACATAATTTCCAGTACAGTATAGAAAACCACTGTTGCATATCAAAATCCACAAAAATCAAATGTGACGAAGACCATACAAAAATCTATATTTTCCTATAGATCAGATCACCCTAAACCCAATTTCCCATAAACGAACAAATCCAAGCAAAATCAAACATTAGATCAACCACTAAACTCGGCAGAGAAACTACGggcaaaacaagaaaaaaatgtACCTTTGTTTTCGGTATGACCTTAACAGCAACCTCCTGTCCTTTAAGCTCCCCCTTTTTGAACTTAGCCCTGCAAGTGTATCCAAAATGCCCTCTCCCCACCTCCTCTCCCAGATCATATTTATTATAGAAATTCTTCGAAAACCCAAAGCTCTTATCCAATCCCGCCGCCTCTGACACCTCTTTCCCCTCCGGTATAGCTGCCTCGTTTGGCTTCACAGAGCCGTGCCGCCGCGCCAGCACCGCCCTGATGTGCTTCGCCGGAGAAGGCGGCGGGAACGGCCTCTTGAAAAACCTCAACGGTGTACCGCTCGAAGGAGCTGGAGATCTCGCCGGAGACTTCTTCGAGAAAAAGTAATGCGCCGGGCTTGGGCTGTAGAACCGGAAAAAAGGTGACTTCTTACCTGCTCCTGGGTTCTCCTCATTTTTTCCACTTTCCTCGAAATTCCCAGAAGTTGATGCATCTTCTTCATTACTCTTGGCCGGAATCCAGTTACCCTTATCCTCAACTGGGatcttttcgggcttgatttCATCAGAAGATTGGAAATTGGGCTCCGGCGACTGCTTGGTTTTCGAGACACAAATCCCCATTCCTACTTCCTAGCTCCCACAAGACAAGAAATTGCTACCAATCAGGGTTTTTACGCAGAACCCAAATCTTCAAAATCCCGAAAACACCAATTTAAACCGCATCCATTTCGAATAATCTTGCAGCAACTTGCGATGCGAATGCGAACGCACATgcgaatgtaaatttgagagagGGGAGAGGGAGATCCATGGAGGAAGCTGAAAAAAAAGTAAACGACGATGTGTGCTTTtgttttttcaagaaaaaattaaattttgaaaaagaaatcattaaaatttaatttaatttaatttaaagaattaattCTGGTTAAAAGAAAAGGTGagaaaaataattaaagaagATGATGAAATGTAGAGGAAGAAGGGTGGGGGTGGTCCAGCCTATACAGTTGATTGAAGTCCACGTGGCATCCATCTGGTAGAGGTTGgtttaaatgttaaaaaaaatttgttatttaatttctaaaaataattattgggATGCGTGGTGGTTGAGTTTCTGATTAATATTAATGCTGGCCTTTTTtcccatatattttatttaatgaacAAATatcttttggcaaaaacttgtgtgaaacgatctcacgggtcaaattttgtgagacggatctttatatggataatccatgaaatagtattttttttatgctaagagtactactttttatggtgaatatgaatagggttgacccgtctcacagattgagatccgtgagacggtctcacatgagacctactcatatcTTTTTTATGAAGATCCAAATTTTGAATTGGGTTGTTTTTCCcttttattttacaacataatGTTTATGTAATCGAgccgaatcgaaccgaaattTTGAATATTTGAGTTTGATTCGTTTATAATCCAGTCGTTCGAATTTTATTTAACAAATATATTCATGACTCACAAGCTTATTTAAACTTTTATCAAGCCTATACGAGTgtaataaaaatgaattatataGTTAAATCTTcgttaaaaagtaaattatatattttgagaaaaatataatattaaaattaaatttgtaaatttattataatacataaatttaatagatttttctatatatttcataaataatgtgCTAAATTCATacatcaaatatcaaaactattatttttcatctaaaagatgACTCATAAACTTATCAATGAATATGTGCACGAGCCTGATATTGTAAACttgagcttggttcgtttatCTTAACGAATCTCgttaaacgagctcaaacgagTTTTTATCAAATCGAGCTTCACATAACTCACAAATAATTTAGTTTATTTACATTTCTAGACACGATATAATCATAAGACATTACGATACAAATATTCGTATTAAACTATACTTTTATATTTTTGATTTAAAATGTACTTTTTATTTATACATATGTGAATGAAGTGTGAAATGAATGTGGATCCATTCTTGGCGCAGAAGCAACCAACGCATTGGGCTGCGTCATGTAATAGAACTATTCAACCAAGAATCTCAATTATGCActtaattttatgagaaaaaaagATCGAGAATATAATACAAATGTAAATTACCAAATGTATGGTCAAAATTAGTTGAGCATTTGTATTCTTCTCCTTGTTTCACTTATTATTGAGCACCATATTTTTACATACAGCCGAAAAAtgataaggcaaaaacttgtgtgagatgatctcacgagtcatattttgtgagacagatcttttatttgggtcattcatgaaaaagtattattttttatgctaagagtattactttttattgtgaatattgatagggttgatccgtttcacatataaaaattcgtgagaccgtctcacaagagacatactcaaaTGATAAAACCTTGATATGGATTGATCATATTTTgtttataagattttattttaagtgGATTAGGTAATGTTCAAAGAATAGATTATGTATGGATCTGGGAATTaaggtttttattttttatttttgtatgtgTACGAAGTTAAAATTAGAAAATGATGTCACATCTATTTACAAGTATTTACTGGGAAGTGGGAAACCTCATGAATTCTTTGATTTCACATCAACTTTATTAGTCACCGGCTAAGATTTTAAATTCACGAATTTGAAAAAAGTAATCATTTACCACTCTAAAAGTATGTGAGAATAAAGAGAATTTTAAGAAGACtagattttagtatttttttcgATTTGGTCCGATTAGCTTGAGTCATCTTACATCGAGAGTTTTACTCCCAATAACTCGTAAATTTTATGCAGAGCTCATGCATCATGTTGTTCTTACTAGGGGTGTAAACAAACCGAACACGTTTACGAACTTTTCGAGCCGATTCgaattcgagccgaactcgaacatgtTTGAATATTTTTCGAATCGAATTTGAGCTAAAATTATATTGTTCGATTGTTCGCGAACTTTAACAttatatctaaaaaataaataaaatattattaagtatatatatatatatatataatataatattattaagtCGAATCGAATTCGAACTCGAGTCTCATTCGAACTCGAGTCTCAGTTCGAATCGAGTTCGaatcgaaaataataaaaaatcgagtttcgaatcgagcttcgaatatgTTTATTCGgattcgagctcgagctcgagctcgagctcgaatattgaaaatttcttaaaattcgaTTCGATTCTATTCGTTTACAGCCCTAGTTCTTACTCACCATGGTTTAACAATAGCAGGttttataatatagtaaaaataataaattagataTGTGTGTGCGCACGTAAGAATGGAAGATGCTTCGTAAAAATGGTTAAAATAGTTGTCTTAAACATAGTTTTATGCGAGATAACGATACATCATaactgttgtgaaaaagtaaaaatttatggtaaaaagtaaaaatctcaaactctcaaaatttaccaaactacacactttataatatttttctctctactcaattgtgattttcttcacaaatgagagatctatttatagagtttcattacacataatccaaaaataaaatacatcattacctacatcatcacacacaaatatctaactttacaactcttattttcaacattcaaatattcaactattactttttccatattaaaatatattatttcaacactcctcttgtgatgatgatcatgatacgatgatgtcttcattacgtgttttgtactgcctcgttaaaaaccttacttggaaaaacccattaggataaaaaccatagtaagggaaaaagagtgcagtcacgtaaactccccctgatattgacatgaacaattcttcacaaatttcgtagattgcgcatcccaatattatatatgtgctttctgaatattgacgtaggaagtgcctttgtgaagagatctgatgagttttcacttgattgaatgtgacgaacatcaatacatttattcttctcaagctccttggtgaatgcgaagaacttaggaggaatatgtttagttctgtcgctttttatgtatccttctttcatttgagcaacacatgcagcattatcttcatatagtatcacaggcttctcatcgaatgataatccgcatgaaatttggatatgttgggtcattgattttaaccacacacattcacgacttgcttcatgtagtgcaataatctcggcatgatttgatgaagttgttacgagcgtttgtttctgtgaacgccaagatattacagtgcctccacgagtaaataggggtgagcaagatttcggttaaaccgaattaaccgaccgaaccgagtcaattcggaaattcggttcggttatttcggaaattcggttttcaaattaaaaaaattcggttatatcggttaattcggttcggttacggttttcaaaaatttgaaatcggttaaccgaattaaccgatataataaatattattatttaataaatttttttatttttcaatttttataaatattttaatttttaattttaaaatcgatatagtatgtattaattgtgttcaaataaaacttatacatttggaatgtgtgtgattttataatacatatccagtttgggaacgtgccttgtgtggatcagataagtatccagcatcaccataaccaattatacttggattagcatcttttgaatacaaaagtctcaAGTTTGTTGTTCCTCGTAGAAAACGGAATATATGTTAATtctgttccagtgtctctttgttggatatgagctaaatcttgccaacagattcacggcaaaagatatatcaggccttgtacaatttgtaaggtacataagggcaccgatgacacttagatatggtacttatggaccaagaatatcttcatcatcttcacatggacgaatggatccttttctatgtttaatgatctaacaaccattggagtacttaaaggatttgctttatccatattaaaactgtttaaggatcttttctgtataatttgtctggtgaacaaacattccacattctttttgttcaatttgtaaacccagacaatacttggtttttccaagatccttcatttcaaattcttccttcaagtatgacacaacttcttgaatttccttattcgttacaatgatgtttaaatcatcaacatatacaacaataattacgcatccggatgttgttttcttaatgaaaacacaagggcatattgaattatttacatatccctttttcatcaagtgatcacttagtcgattataccacattcgacctgattgctttaacccatataatgatctttgtaatttcacagaataacattccctgggttttgaactttgtgcttcaggcatcttaaatccttcagggattttcatatatatattactatcaagtgatccatataagtaagctgtaacaacatccataagacgcatttctaaattttcagataccgtcaagctaatcaaataccgaaacgtaattgcatccatcacaggagaatacgtttcttcataatcaattccaggcctttgagaaaaaccttgtgcaacaagtcgagctttatatcttactatttcatttttctcatttcgctttcgaataaaaacctcatttgtatccaacaggttttacaccttcaggtgtaaggactataaggtccaaaaacattacgtttatttagcgaatccaattcaacctggatggcttctttccattttatccagtcctgccgatttttacattcaccaaaagattttggttcatgatctttattatcatttatgatgtcgattgctaCATTATAAGAaatatatatcatcaatttcatctatatcttttcggttccatatttttccagtattaatgtaattgatagagatttcatgattctcgtcagtttgtggttctgacagaacatttgcatcatcatgtgtttcttcaggaacatcattctctattttgaaacatcattctttattttgtgataatcgtgtttctctatgaattttctttttcgaggatttttatccttggaaccgactggccttccacgcttcaggcgtttaatgacatcatgagtatcttccatttgtttctttggaatttcaattcgagcaggggaatttgcaacatgtatatatgatttaattaccccttttgtgtctgcaaatgcatctggtatttgatttgctattctttgcaagtgtacaatttgttgtacatctttttcacattgttttgttcttggatccagatgtaacaatgatgatacataccatgtaatttctttttcggtatgtttttgttctccccctaacattgggaagatttcctcattaaaatgacaatcagcaaaacgtgctgtgaacacatctcctatctgaggttcaagatatcgaatgattgatggactatcataaccgatatataTTCAacatttctttgaggtcccattttctttcgttgtggtggtgcaataggcacatacaccatacatccaaaaattctcagatgagaaatgtctggttctttaccaaatgcaagctgcaatggggagtatttatgatatgcacttggtctgatgcgaattaatgaagcagcatgtaaaattgcatgtccccatatagaaatagagagctttgttttcataatcattggtctagcaatcatttgcagacgtttaatcaatgattcagtcaatccattctgtgtatgtacatgagcaacatgatgctcaacaatgattcccatagacatacaataatcattgaaagtctgggaagtaaattcaccagcattatcaagtctaattttcttgattgtataatcgggaaactgattcctcaattttattatttgagcaagtaatcttgcaaatgcaacatttcgagttgacaataaacatacatgtgaccatctgctggaggcatcaatcaatacaataaagtatctgaatggtccacatggtggatggattggtccacaaatatcaccctgaatacgttcaagaaacattggtgattcagtttggattttgactggtgatggtcttataataagttttccaagagaacatgctttacattgaaacttattattctgaaagatcttctggtctttcagtggatgaccatgtgtattttctataattcttcgcatcattgttgaaccaggatgtcccaatcgatcatgtcaattggttaatatcgaagaattatcaactaccatgtttgattcaatgagacttatatgtgtataatgcaatccagtagggagcattggtagtttttcaatcacatatttctttcctgatttatatgtgataagacacatatatttctcattcccttcattcattgtttgagtatcatacccatgggaatatatatcattaaaactcaacaaatttcttttcgattgtggtgaatataaagcatcattgatcaaaaaatttgtaccattaggtaacaaaaattgtgctttaccacatcctttaatcaagtctacaggacctgatattgtattcaccgttgtttttgttggttttagttccaagaaatatcttttatctcggaggatagtgtgcgttgtaccactatcgggtatgcaaacttcagctttgctcatagcattttccatatttgaacttcaaaaaaatatgcaatgaaataaaattactgaaaatacatatgtaaatataacacatatcataattatacaataaaacattattacatgaatacatgaaaaatcaattattgtacatttatattctaccattaaattgttcattttcagaaaaatcattgagaaaatctgtagcatcaaaattgttcatttctatcccaccaacatgttgatcaatttccagagaaatcattcataaaatcaccagcatcaaaatgagttgaatcattcAAACGGTCaatgcgttcagtgaagttggtctccttttctttcccctttaatgattctttataaagtttacaaagatgctcaggggctcgacaaactttggaccaatgtgctggagtaccacatctgtaacaagaactttcatatctttttgagtgattctcattaatacttgtattctcatgatgccttttctgtggatggtttgggacgctcttttgagatgagttataaaaataactatctctattattttcaaaaccacggcctcgaccacgaccacggccaattccacgtccacgacctcgacctcgacctcgaccaaaatcttgtctatgaatttgattttggttccgaggtttaaattcatttttacttacagcatttacttcgggaaatgctgttgatccagtgggtcgggactgatgatttctcattaatagctcattgttcttttccgccacaagaagacaggcgatgagctcagaatatctcgcaaatccacgtactctatattgttgctgtagagtaatatttgatgcatgaaatgtggaaaatgttttttcaagcatctcagattctgtgacctcatgtccacaaaattttaattgcgagattattctatacattcgccgaattgtaatcacttgacttttttaaaatcttggaatctcagtgtattccattcatcccggacggtcggaagtataacttcccttatatgttcaaatctttcttttaatcccttccacaaagccatgagatttttttcagtcagatattcacatttcaatccatcgtcgagatgtcgacgcaaaaatatcatggctcttgccttttcttgtgacgtgcatatgccattttctttaatggtctcgcttagacccaatgactcaagatgcatttctacatctagagtccatggcatataattctttcccgtgatgtcgagcgcaataaattcgagctttgttaaatttgacatggtggtactaaaaaaaattacgatgcattttattagttaataaatattgcaatacaaagtaacggataaacaacaagtacaagtatttgtaaaaataaagaaaacgcacgaggaggatattctccgataaatacaagactcgtgagtatgataactaaaataattaaaaatatcattgagaaagccatcttcttttttcttcgaaaaatttgatgatgaataatttttagagaagaagataAAGTtagagtgattgaatgtgtttgtgagatgatatttatagggcaaaaactagccgtttgttaccgtttatgaccgttggtgtacaaaaaataaatgtatgtatttgtataattttatggtaataatatgatgtatataatattagacatgtttaaataattatgtatatcatatcataatattataatgagtgtca
This is a stretch of genomic DNA from Primulina eburnea isolate SZY01 chromosome 11, ASM2296580v1, whole genome shotgun sequence. It encodes these proteins:
- the LOC140806180 gene encoding CDPK-related kinase 5-like isoform X1; translated protein: MGICVSKTKQSPEPNFQSSDEIKPEKIPVEDKGNWIPAKSNEEDASTSGNFEESGKNEENPGAGKKSPFFRFYSPSPAHYFFSKKSPARSPAPSSGTPLRFFKRPFPPPSPAKHIRAVLARRHGSVKPNEAAIPEGKEVSEAAGLDKSFGFSKNFYNKYDLGEEVGRGHFGYTCRAKFKKGELKGQEVAVKVIPKTKMTTAIAIEDVRKEVKILRALTGHSNLIQFYDAYEDHDNVYVVMELCEGGELLDRILSRGGKYSEDDAKTVMMQILNVVSFCHLQGVVHRDLKPENFLFTSKDENSLLKAIDFGLSDFVKPGSFYLKFFINMFFMVQVAIVISFYADERLNDIVGSAYYVAPEVLHRSYSTEADVWSIGVIAYILLCGSRPFWARTESGIFRAVVKAEPTYDEQPWPTLSSEAKDFVRRLLNKDPRKRMTAAQAMCHPWIRDTNDIKVPLDISIFKLMKMYMRSSPLRKAALRALSKTLTADELFYLKEQFAMLEPNKNGTISLDNIKAALKKYATDAMNESRIYDFLASLNALQYRRMDFVEFCAAALSVHQLEALDRWEQHARCAYELFEKEGNRTIMIEELASELGLSPSVPVHAVLHDWIRHTDGKLSFLGFVKLLHGVSSRSLAKVH
- the LOC140806180 gene encoding CDPK-related kinase 5-like isoform X2, whose amino-acid sequence is MGICVSKTKQSPEPNFQSSDEIKPEKIPVEDKGNWIPAKSNEEDASTSGNFEESGKNEENPGAGKKSPFFRFYSPSPAHYFFSKKSPARSPAPSSGTPLRFFKRPFPPPSPAKHIRAVLARRHGSVKPNEAAIPEGKEVSEAAGLDKSFGFSKNFYNKYDLGEEVGRGHFGYTCRAKFKKGELKGQEVAVKVIPKTKMTTAIAIEDVRKEVKILRALTGHSNLIQFYDAYEDHDNVYVVMELCEGGELLDRILSRGGKYSEDDAKTVMMQILNVVSFCHLQGVVHRDLKPENFLFTSKDENSLLKAIDFGLSDFVKPDERLNDIVGSAYYVAPEVLHRSYSTEADVWSIGVIAYILLCGSRPFWARTESGIFRAVVKAEPTYDEQPWPTLSSEAKDFVRRLLNKDPRKRMTAAQAMCHPWIRDTNDIKVPLDISIFKLMKMYMRSSPLRKAALRALSKTLTADELFYLKEQFAMLEPNKNGTISLDNIKAALKKYATDAMNESRIYDFLASLNALQYRRMDFVEFCAAALSVHQLEALDRWEQHARCAYELFEKEGNRTIMIEELASELGLSPSVPVHAVLHDWIRHTDGKLSFLGFVKLLHGVSSRSLAKVH